The DNA segment TGTAAAATCATCAGCCTAAGAAATATGTGCTGTCTTTTTACATTATTAATCGTATCTCTTCTTGTACTGGGATTGATAAGCACAACTGTATCAGCCAATACAATAGGTTATTCATTTAATCCCGAAGAAGTATTCCCACCAGGGACACTTCCACCGAATCTGGCGCAATATGAACAAGATTTAGATACGATACGCCGAATAAATAATAAAATCTCTAAAGCAGGTCTTGAATATGATAGAGTCAAGAATACCAACAGGAACAGAGCCGCAGAGTTGCACGACTATATAAATAAGCTAAAGCAGAGACGACAGCAGATTAGAAGTCAGATGCCTAGGCAGCTGCAACCTACACCTGTGGAGCTTTACGGAGCAGCACAGGAAGAATTTGACAGAGACAAAGCTATCAATTGGCTCAGAGAGGACCCTAATAGAGCTGGAATGACATATTACATGTGGTTAAAAGACGGCAAATGGCAAGGAGGTCAAAACAAACCTACAGATGGTTATGACCCGATCGTACCAATTGGTGGTGGTATTACAGGCGGCGGGGGTGGAACTGGGGGTGGAAGTAGTCTTCCTCCATGTATGTGCAGAGACTCTGCTGGTCGGGGATTCCGTCCAGCTTTAGGTCTTGACTGCGCCTCTGCGACCTCTGATGCAATGAGAGACTATAACTGCAGATAAAATCGGACATAAGAAGAGGGCAGGTGAGAATCTCCGGCCCTCTTCTTATGCAAAGTTGAAATTTATTGTCTTTCTGACAATCAATTAAATTAATTCTACTAGCTTTATGATCACGAAATGAATTCAGACTAACGAATAACAAAAACTCGTTCATCCTGAGCGCACACATCGTGTGCAGTCGAAGGGTGGAACGGGTTTAAGATAATTATTCATATACTATATATAACAAATAGATAGTATATATCTTTAGGTTCATCCTGTCTCCAGCAACCCTGTAATAGTCCCTGCCGTTCCAAACGAGGATATTGGTGAACTCTTGAGGTACTATCAGACTACTATCGGGGCACAGTGATTCACCCCCACGCTGCTCCACGCCTGAATCGACTGAGCTAAAGGAAACTATCCGCCGTAAGCGTCGGCGGTGATCTTCATCACCTCTACATTGCCCTGTTTTCCCGCAGGGCTCGGCACTATGATGGGAAGATCGACCCCGGCTTCCCTGTACGCCTCAAGCCTCTCCCGGCACCTCTCGGGAGGGCCTATGAGAGCCACGGAGTCAAGCATCTCGTCCGTGAACACATCGGCGGGGTTCTCGCCCGCTTTTACCTTATCGATAGCGTCGCCGTACCCGTTGTTTATCATGAGCCTCTGGTAAAACGGGAAGTTCAGATACGGGGAGAAACCGCGTTTACCCGCTTTCCTGGCGAGCTCCAGGTCATCCGATACGACAGAGGGTATTCCGAGCGTGATGTCTATCTCGGAAGGATCTCGTCCGGCGCTCTTCGCGCCCTCGGCGACGTATCCCCTCAATTCTTTTATGTACTCGGGCGTCGACATGTAGGGCATAAGACCGTCGGCAACTTCTCCGGCGAGTGTTGCGGCGCCTTTTGTAAGCCCGGCGATGTATACCGGCACCTTGGGCTGCTCACGCTTGAGTGTGAGCTGAGGAGCGGTCCCGTCCATAAAGGCTTTGACGGACTTAACATAATCCCTCATGCTCTCGACAGGGTCGCCCATGTCGATTTCATAGCGGTCGTTTACGGGCTTGTGGCTTACGCCGAGACCGAGAACCATCCTGCCGCCCGTTATCTCCTGAATCGTAAGCGAAGTGGCCGCGGCCATTACCGCCTGGCGCATATATATGTTGGTAATCCATGTGCCGACCTTGATTTTTGAGGTAGCCTCGGCGAATACCTGCGCATTCGAGAGGGCGTTAAACGGGGGCACCTCGGGTGAGAATATCCCTTCAAAACCCGCATCCTCGGCGGTTTTAGCGAGAGCGCGCAGGTCCTCTACGCTGCATCCCCAAACGGGTGATATGGTTGCGATCCTCGGCATAATAATTCTCCTTATTAAACGAATTTTAGAAACTGTTTCAATACTGATTAATAACGTCCCGGTAGTAATCCGGGCGAAGAAGGGATTCATCCCCGCTGTTGAGCACGGTCCTTATCTGCAGGAGCACTTCTTCCTTGTCCTTCGGGAATTTAGCCTTTATAGGCAGGTAGTTAGAAATATGGTTCGAGAAGAAATAACCGTCCGTAAGCTCCGTGTTGTCCACGAGCACCTCAAGCTCCTTTATCATCTGGAACTTTCCGGGCAGCTCGAATTCCCCCCGCTTCCACTCCTCGTAGAGGGGCGCTCCCGGACGCAGCTGAAGTGATAGAGCGCCTACGTATTCCGGGTCGCAGCCGGTGAGAAGCTTCCCCGTGGCCTCCGCATGCTCGAGGCTCCTTCCAACTCCCCCCATACCCAGAAGCACCATAGCGGAGTTCATAATCCCCGCTTCCTTGAGCATCCCGGACGCCTTTACCGTCTCCTCGTGGTTTGCGCCTTTTTTGATTCTCTCGAGAACTACATCGTCCCCGCTTTCAAAGCCTATATACACCATATCAAGACCGAGGGCTTTCAGCTCCTTAAGATTATCTACCCCTTTCCGGAGAATATCCCCCACGTTCGCGTACATCCTGACCCGATCGAGACGCGGGCACTTTTCACGCAGGTATCCCATTATCTCCACAAGCTTTTTCTGCGATAGAACCAGCGCGTTTCCATCGGCGATAAATACCCGTCCGGTTATCTCACCGTTTTCGTTAGCGGCGTCTATGATCGACTTAATTTCGTCCATAGGACGGACGCGGAACTTCTGCTCCTCCTTCCTGTACATAGCGCAGTAGGTGCACTGGTTGTGGGAGCAGCCGATAGTGGCCTGAAGGATAAAACTCTTCCCCTCGCTGGGGGGTCTGAAGTAAGGTGTTATGTACTCTATCACATTATTAAACTAACAAATATAAAGATATTTTCAAGTTGACGGCGGCCGCTTTACAAAAGCGGATTTGCCGTTATAATTCTGCGGTCATGAGTGAGAAAGAGAACAATAACGAGAGGAACGAGCTTCGGGAGATGTTCGAATTGAACGAGCGCGAGAAGGAAGGCGGCATATATATCGGCGGAGTAGTAGTACTGATAGCGCTTATCGTCATACTTGCCTCGCTTACACATGTTGTTCTTCATCCCTGAGCGTCTAGGATGAAGACACCCACCTGATAAAAAGGGGAACAATCTCGCGGGGTTCTATACGCCCTCCCGAATTGTCCCTGTATTCGATTCCATCCGTACCCACGGAAAATCCGGTTTTGATAAGCTGAATTGCCGGTGATAGTTTCCCGCCATCCGTTTTCCTCTGTTTTCCTATAACGGTTATAAGGGCGGGATCCTCGTCGAAAATTATTACAATCCTGAAAGGCGATACGATCGAAAAACCGCCCCGTCTGCCGGGTATATCGAGGAAAAGGTCGAGGAATTCCGGAGAAAGCTTGTGTATGGAGAGCCTTATCCCCTGAGACTCACGGTTAAATATGCGCACACCTTCTTCCGAAATTTTGAAGAACCGGTCCAATACCGTCACGAATTCCCTATCCGATTCTCCGGCTGGCAGGGAGCCTTGAGAATCCTCCCCTTTTCCTGCACCCATACTTCTTGCTATTTTTTTTATCTCATCGGAAAAATTATCGGTCATCCTTACTCCACTGCCCTTCTTTCCCTTTAATTTTATCAAGAAGCGCGCCCAGATCGGTATCAGGGGCACATAGCTTTTCCTTAAAGCCGTGAGTTCCGTCTCCACTCATCCCGACCAGCTCCTTTATCACGCGGATATCCTTGCCGCCCGGCTTTATAAGAAGCGCTCCCGCGAGACGCCCGCCCCTGAATGAGAAACAAACGCGGGGGTCATCGTTATCCCTTCGCACACAAAACTCTTCGCCGCCATCGGGCGCTCCGATAAACATGAGAGGAGTCCCGAAAATCTCGGTATCGTAACCGGTCACCTGCGCATATTCGACCTTCGCGCCCGCCATGTTCCTTCCGGCTGCCCTCCCCTGCTGAAGGGCGTTCTCTATATGTCCCGTCAGGTGCCTGTATCCGAGGATTATGTCTTCAAATTCGGCTACGTCGCCCGCGGCGTAAACGCCTTCCACATTGGTTTCAAGATATTCGTTCACTATTATTCCCCGCCCGGTTTCTATTCCGGCGCCTTCGAGGTATCCGATGTTGAGCGTGAGGCCGATACCTGCGCAGAACATATCCGCTTTAAACATATTCCCATCTTCCGTGACAACCCACTCGGCGAGCCCGTCCCTTCCGCGAAACTCCGTGACCTTCTGACGCGGGTATATTTCAACTCCGTTCTCAAGCATGAGCTCCGTGAGATATAGGCCCGCTTCTTCGGGTATCAGGCTCTGAAAAATATAATTCTCCATCATGAGGAGCTTTACGGCGAGACCGAGCTCCCTCAGCGCGACGGCGAGCTCAACCCCGATGAAGCTGCCTCCTATGACGACCGCCTCATGCGCGCTTCCCGAGGCCGACCTTATTATCCTGGCATCGTCGAGGGTTCTCAGATAGTAGATTCTTCTCAGGTCCGCTCCCGGCACCCGGAACCTGAAAGGCGAGCCGCCTGTGCATATGAGCAGCTTTTCGTAAGATACCTGTTCGTCGTCCTCAAGCGTTACGATCTTTTTGTCCGTATCGAGAGCCGCCGCCCCGTTACCGCCCATAAAACGTGCATTATTACTTTCGTAAAAATCCTCTTTTACAAGATAGAGCTTTTCCTCGGGGTAACGTCCCTGTATGTATCCCTTTGAGAGCATGGGAAGAAAATAAGCCCTCCTGGGCTCCTTACCTACTATTAATATCCGCCCTTCTTTGTCCTCCTGCCTTATGCCTCTCACCGCCCAGCTTCCCGCGGGACCCGCCCCCAATATCAGGTAATCGGTTTTAATCATCGAGACAAATTATAACCTAGAAGACGGGGGGTAAAACAATAGTGAAACCAGCGGTCAATATAATCCGAACGAGGAGATATAAAAGCAAATATAATGATACGGAAGCCGGATATTTCAAATTAGTTATACGAAGACGGGAATGATATGTTAGTATAAAAATACGGGGGTAGATAACCATGGCAAAAGAAACGAAGAAAATCACACTCGATATAGATTCGGGAAAATGTGAATCGCTGGAGAAGATAGCCGGAGCCTACGGAAAGAACCTGAGCATGATAATAAACGAAGCGATAGACAATTACATAAAAGACCACAAATGGCAGGCGAGCGAAACCCGTGAAAAAGCCGAAGAGGCGGAAGAGGGCGATTTCGCCACCGACTAAAAGCAATCAGGTTTTCAGACACCGCCCTACGGCATGGAATCAATTTAGGGCTTGGAAGAGATTAAATCTCCCGTACAGGAACTGCGCGGATGCTTCACCCTACATAATATCGCGTCAGACTATCACTACTATCCATAAAAATACTACTAACTATGTTATGTAATCACCGTACAGACTCCAAGAGAAAGGGTTCATGAATTCAGGCGGGCACCTAGATGTAACAATAAAATTCCGCGAACACTCCATAAATTCCTTGACTGATTAGCGCAAATGATTATCATAAAAGTAGAGGTAAATACACTCAGGAGGCGCGAATATAAGCAAAATATACGGAAAGACTTCCGGACTTACGAGAAGTGAACTCAGTAACCTTGAAAGACTTTACAGAAGAAAAATCCCCCCTAAAGAAATAATCACCCTAGAGCTTGCAAGAACATTATCACAGCTTACATACGAGCTGAAGAAGGGAATTTCCGTACTCATAGACAGAAAGGGGAAAGTTACGGTCGTTTTTCTGGGCGACTCGCACGAGCTTCCGTTCGACGAGCTTCTGGGAAGGTCGAGGGAGGCGAAGTTCAGGCTCAGGGGCTACAGATTGGTCCATACGCACCTCAAAAATTCGAGATTGAGCGAGCCCGACCTCGTCACGCTCGTAAACGAGAGGCTCGATTTGCTGGGCCTTCTTGAAGTAAGGGATCAGGGCGGGCCCGGCAAGTTCCATCTAGCTCATATCCTTCCGCCTAATCATGAAGAAAAGAAGTGGGAGGTGTCCGAGTACCACGACCTGGGAAGGGTGGACGTAAGGTGCGACGAGCTCATAAGGGACGTCGAGCAGGACCTCGAAAGATCATACTACGAGCAGGGCGGGGAAAAGGACCGCGAGGGGGTGCTGCTTGTAGGATTCTCCACCAAATTCCGCTCGGAGGCCGAGGAATCCCTCGAAGAGCTGAAATCCCTCGCAAAGTCCGCAAATAAGGCCGTGCTCGGCTCCACAATTCAGATAAGAAAAAAAATAGACCCCCGATACCTCATCGGAAAGGGCAAGCTCGGAG comes from the Deltaproteobacteria bacterium genome and includes:
- a CDS encoding LLM class flavin-dependent oxidoreductase, which encodes MPRIATISPVWGCSVEDLRALAKTAEDAGFEGIFSPEVPPFNALSNAQVFAEATSKIKVGTWITNIYMRQAVMAAATSLTIQEITGGRMVLGLGVSHKPVNDRYEIDMGDPVESMRDYVKSVKAFMDGTAPQLTLKREQPKVPVYIAGLTKGAATLAGEVADGLMPYMSTPEYIKELRGYVAEGAKSAGRDPSEIDITLGIPSVVSDDLELARKAGKRGFSPYLNFPFYQRLMINNGYGDAIDKVKAGENPADVFTDEMLDSVALIGPPERCRERLEAYREAGVDLPIIVPSPAGKQGNVEVMKITADAYGG
- a CDS encoding radical SAM protein translates to MIEYITPYFRPPSEGKSFILQATIGCSHNQCTYCAMYRKEEQKFRVRPMDEIKSIIDAANENGEITGRVFIADGNALVLSQKKLVEIMGYLREKCPRLDRVRMYANVGDILRKGVDNLKELKALGLDMVYIGFESGDDVVLERIKKGANHEETVKASGMLKEAGIMNSAMVLLGMGGVGRSLEHAEATGKLLTGCDPEYVGALSLQLRPGAPLYEEWKRGEFELPGKFQMIKELEVLVDNTELTDGYFFSNHISNYLPIKAKFPKDKEEVLLQIRTVLNSGDESLLRPDYYRDVINQY
- a CDS encoding FAD-dependent oxidoreductase, translated to MIKTDYLILGAGPAGSWAVRGIRQEDKEGRILIVGKEPRRAYFLPMLSKGYIQGRYPEEKLYLVKEDFYESNNARFMGGNGAAALDTDKKIVTLEDDEQVSYEKLLICTGGSPFRFRVPGADLRRIYYLRTLDDARIIRSASGSAHEAVVIGGSFIGVELAVALRELGLAVKLLMMENYIFQSLIPEEAGLYLTELMLENGVEIYPRQKVTEFRGRDGLAEWVVTEDGNMFKADMFCAGIGLTLNIGYLEGAGIETGRGIIVNEYLETNVEGVYAAGDVAEFEDIILGYRHLTGHIENALQQGRAAGRNMAGAKVEYAQVTGYDTEIFGTPLMFIGAPDGGEEFCVRRDNDDPRVCFSFRGGRLAGALLIKPGGKDIRVIKELVGMSGDGTHGFKEKLCAPDTDLGALLDKIKGKEGQWSKDDR
- a CDS encoding CopG family transcriptional regulator, which gives rise to MAKETKKITLDIDSGKCESLEKIAGAYGKNLSMIINEAIDNYIKDHKWQASETREKAEEAEEGDFATD